One window from the genome of Vicugna pacos chromosome 21, VicPac4, whole genome shotgun sequence encodes:
- the ANKRD11 gene encoding ankyrin repeat domain-containing protein 11 isoform X2, whose product MPKGGSSRTPQQEERSLGPDMVEKQPGKKDKDKVSLTKTPKLDRSDGGKEVRERATKRKLPFTVGANGEQKDSDTEKQGPERKRIKKEPVTRKAGLLFGMGLSGIRAGYPLSERQQVALLMQMTAEESANSPDTTPKHPSQSTVCPKGTPNSASKTKDKVNKRNERGETRLHRAAIRGDARRIKELISEGADVNVKDFAGWTALHEACNRGYYDVAKQLLAAGAEVNTKGLDDDTPLHDAANNGHYKVVKLLLRYGGNPQQSNRKGETPLKVASSPTMVNLLLGKGTYTSSEESSAESSEEEDAPSFAPSSSADGNNTDSEFEKGLKHKAKNPEPQKTATPVKDEYEFDEDDEQDRVPPVDDKHLLKKEYRKEAKAGSLVSIPKMEVRTHSKGGAVAPKKASHRILSDTSDEEDVAVTVGGGEKLRLSAHAVLPGSKAREPSSSKQQKEKNKVKKKRKKEIKGKEVRFGKRSDKFCSSESESESSESGEEGGDSAGSPGCLKESPLVLKDPSLFSSLSASSTSSHGSSATQKHNPSHTDPHAKHWRTDNWKTISSPAWSEVSSLSDSTRTRLSSESDCSSEGSSLESLKPARKRQEHRRRGGLQGALPDRKNSFHPGVDGAVPKLDKEGKVVKKHKTKHKHRNKEKGLGTAGQELKLKSLAYEYEDPKARPDSDGPAEGRLKAPRHDRDHLKREERLGKAKAEEKEWLFRDEAMKASREEKSLKRARDAGRGCREEKDRSGRAEKERLLKEKSPKEERLRLCREERKKRPKDRPPKPDKRSDFREDRALKEKPFREDRERPKKEKVYREDPAVEEYCNKSQLLESEDTKFSLSDDQQDRWFSDLSDSSFDFRGEDSWDSPVTDYRDMKGESVARLILETVREDGKEKRREGRARDKRGDRKKDRDPLERGSERRREHPEKQKGGPGHPAEKDRRRRESAEGARERKEPSEASKERKDCRAKPEEEPKEHGGEGDFGKSLEPWERQHLAREKEKKCKLEKHKEKCSDKDRGEKPAMERGPRDKECEKCFREKRDARERHKETHGRDRERKASLDAGKDRREKGFPGAAAEDSCDKKEDKKGKEKSWYIADIFTDESEDEDGPPEREAGPRKHAEKPKDRDGRERRREKGAAEGVKDRKEKGLEKHREKKEREPPEKHRDRRERGPAEAAQDRRGRQRPPDKAERRPPAEDKAKSRHRERPEREQGRDRRPSKGADAEKSLLERLEEEALQEFREDSNDKASEVSSDSFTDRGPDPGLGALLDASFPEPPEERARERERHRHSSSSSKKSHERERARRDKPDRKERGDGGQYERDFLDSDAYGASYGSKADTEDDVDKAVELLSAEKKEKNDSERDAAKKVEKELRPFGASAAGLLKEKRRREKHRERWRDGLPRHHREEPKPAARDRDRPRDEGAKLGETKLKEKFKENPEREKGDPVRTSNGGDRPPASRDPGRKDARPREKLLGDGDLMMTSFERMLSQKDLEVEERHRRHKERMRQMEKLRHRPADPKLKDKLRPAEDARRKGLDVPPKKPLGPDPALKDRKLKEPALAAPAAENKPHPGPAVDPRDWLAGPHMKEVLPASPRPDHSRPTGVPTPASVVSCPSYEEAMHTPRTPSCSADDYSDLMFECADPQPVSSTSASACSPSFFDRFSVAASGVSETPGQTPTRPLCTSLYRSVSVDIRRAPEEEFSIGDKLFRQQSVPASSSYNSPGQPLEDKAPGPPGPAEKFSCLSPGYYSPDYSLLSPKADTLHCPPAAVVNVTPSPEGAFSGLQAKSPSSRRDELLAPSMEGALPPDLSIPLDATEDQQATAAIIPPEPSFLEPLDEGPFSTVITEEPVEWAHPAAAEQGLTSGLIGSAPDNPVSWPVGSDLLLKSPQRFPESPHPEPPYPVSPVSYPLPVTEPGLEVKDDTGAAVPASISASEEPPPFAPTSRLEPFFSNCKSLPEAPPDGPPESACATSGAQVEVLGPLESNFLESGHSLSALGQVEPAPWPGAFPASEDDLDLGPFSLPELPLQTKDVSDVETEPVEESPLVPPENTPAGAPPGLPGGDAAAPAAEEQLVLPPDPAATRLPTEPEPGSLEEPKPGILLEAAVEAGALQGRAPEDPDLSSEPTPAPSEPRPLGSRDEEAEGHDSLATPHGMADAPEDGSAQPHVADGAGPQDSVGLERSPGSVQPEAAEPEPKATAEAPKAPRVEEVPQRMTRTRAQMLASQSKQSSPPAEKEPAPAPRAKGRASEEDDPQAQHPRKRRFQRSSQPLTQQMHTSTRQTREVIQQTLAAIVDAIKLDAIEPYHSDRANPYFEYLQIRKKIEEKRKILCYISPQAPQCYAEYVTYTGSYLLDGKPLSKLHIPVIAPPPSLAEPLKELFRQQEAVRGKLRLQHSIEREKLIVSCEQEILRVHCRAARTIANQAVPFSACTMLLDSEVYNMPLESQGDENKSVRDRFNARQFISWLQDVDDKYERMKVCGEQLLSPAGGQASVGPHLEPSSKTCLLMRQQHEAAALNAVQRMEWQLKVQELDPAGHKSLCVNEVPSFYVPMVDVNDDFVLLPA is encoded by the exons ATGCCCAAGGGAGGGAGCTCCAGGACACCGCAGCAAGAGGAGCGTTCCCTCGGCCCCGACATGGTGGAGAAGCAGCCCGGGAAAAAG GATAAAGATAAAGTTTCTCTAACCAAGACCCCAAAGCTGGACCGCAGTGATGGcgggaaggaggtgagggagcgaGCGACTAAGCGGAAGCTGCCCTTCACCGTGGGGGCCAATGGAGAGCAGAAGGACTCGGACACAG AGAAGCAGGGTCCCGAGCGGAAGAGGATTAAGAAAGAGCCCGTCACCCGCAAGGCCGGGCTGCTGTTCGGCATGGGGCTGTCTGGGATCCGCGCTGGCTACCCGCTCTCCGAGCGCCAGCAGGTGGCGCTCCTCATGCAGATGACGGCTGAGGAGTCAGCCAACAGCCCAG ACACCACACCAAAGCACCCCTCCCAGTCGACCGTGTGTCCAAAGGGGACGCCCAACTCTGCCTCCAAAACCAAAGATAAAGTGAACAAGAGGAACGAGCGTGGAGAGACGCGCCTGCACCGGGCGGCCATTCGGGGGGACGCGCGGCGCATCAAGGAGCTCATCAGCGAGGGTGCGGACGTCAACGTCAAGGACTTTGCGG GCTGGACTGCGCTGCACGAGGCCTGTAACCGGGGCTACTACGACGTGGCGAAGCAGCTGCTGGCCGCGGGCGCGGAGGTGAACACCAAGGGCCTGGACGATGACACGCCCTTGCACGACGCGGCCAACAACGGGCACTACAAG GTGGTGAAGCTGCTGCTCCGGTACGGGGGGAACCCTCAGCAGAGCAACAGGAAAGGCGAGACGCCGCTGAAGGTGGCCAGCTCCCCAACCATGGTGAACCTGCTGCTGGGCAAGGGCACCTACACGTCCAGCGAGGAGAGCTCGGCCG AGAGCTCAGAGGAGGAGGACGCCCCGTCCTTcgcaccttccagctctgccgaCGGCAACAACACGGACTCCGAGTTCGAGAAGGGCCTCAAGCACAAGGCTAAGAACCCGGAGCCCCAGAAGACAGCGACCCCTGTGAAGGACGAGTACGAGTTTGACGAGGACGACGAGCAGGACCGGGTCCCCCCCGTGGACGACAAGCATCTGCTGAAGAAGGAGTACCGCAAGGAGGCCAAGGCCGGCAGCCTCGTCTCTATCCCCAAGATGGAGGTGAGGACGCATAGCAAGGGTGGCGCTGTCGCGCCCAAGAAGGCTTCTCACCGCATTCTGTCGGACACATCGGACGAGGAGGACGTTGCCGTCACCGTGGGCGGTGGGGAGAAGCTGCGGCTCTCAGCTCATGCGGTCCTGCCCGGCAGCAAGGCGCGGGAGCCTTCCAGCTCcaaacagcagaaggaaaaaaataaagtgaaaaagaagcggaagaaagaaataaaaggcaaagaaGTGCGGTTTGGGAAGAGGAGCGACAAGTTCTGCTCGTCCGAGTCGGAGAGCGAGTCCTCGGAGAGCGGCGAGGAGGGCGGGGACTCGGCGGGGAGCCCCGGCTGCCTCAAGGAGTCCCCGTTGGTGTTGAAGGACCCCTCCTTGTTCAGCTCCCtgtccgcctcctccacctcgtccCACGGCAGCTCCGCCACCCAGAAGCATAACCCCAGCCACACGGACCCCCATGCCAAGCACTGGCGGACGGACAATTGGAAAACCATCTCTTCTCCCGCCTGGTCCGAGGTCAGCTCCTTGTCAGACTCCACGAGGACGAGACTGAGCAGCGAGTCTGACTGCTCCTCCGAGGGCTCCAGCTTGGAGTCGCTGAAGCCGGCCCGGAAGCGGCAGGAGCACAGGAGGAGGGGCGGCCTGCAGGGCGCTCTGCCCGACAGGAAGAACTCCTTCCACCCCGGCGTGGACGGCGCTGTCCCCAAGCTGGACAAGGAAGGCAAAGTCGTCAAGAAACACAAGACAAAACACAAACACAGGAACAAGGAGAAGGGGCTGGGCACAGCTGGCCAGGAGCTGAAGCTGAAGAGCCTCGCCTACGAGTACGAGGACCCCAAGGCGAGGCCGGACAGCGACGGGCCCGCGGAGGGCAGGCTGAAGGCGCCACGGCACGACCGCGACCACCtcaagagagaggagaggctcGGCAAGGCGAAGGCGGAGGAGAAGGAGTGGCTCTTCAGAGACGAGGCGATGAAGGCCTCCAGGGAGGAGAAGTCCCTCAAGAGAGCCCGCGATGCGGGCAGGGGCTGCCGGGAGGAGAAGGACCGCTCGGGCAGGGCTGAGAAGGAGAGGCTGCTGAAGGAGAAGTCTCCCAAGGAGGAGAGGCTGAGGCTCTGCAGGGAGGAGCGGAAGAAGAGGCCCAAGGACAGGCCCCCGAAGCCGGACAAGAGGAGTGACTTCAGAGAAGACAGAGCGTTGAAAGAGAAGCCTTTcagggaagacagagagagacccAAAAAAGAGAAGGTGTACAGGGAAGACCCTGCTGTGGAGGAGTATTGCAACAAAAGCCAGCTTCTGGagagcgaggacaccaagttcagcCTCTCCGATGACCAGCAGGATCGGTGGTTCTCTGACTTGTCCGATTCATCCTTCGACTTCAGAGGGGAGGACAGCTGGGACTCCCCGGTGACGGACTACAGGGACATGAAGGGCGAGTCTGTGGCCAGGCTGATCCTGGAGACGGTGCGGGAGGACGGCAAGGAGAAGAGGCGGGAGGGCCGGGCACGGGACAAGCGGGGTGACAGGAAGAAGGACCGGGACCCCCTGGAGCGGGGATCCGAGCGGCGGCGGGAGCACCCCGAGAAGCAGAAGGGCGGGCCCGGCCACCCGGCGGAGAAGGACAGGAGGCGACGGGAGTCCGCAGAGGGCGCACGGGAGCGGAAGGAGCCGTCTGAGGCCAGCAAGGAGCGCAAGGACTGCCGTGCCAAGCCGGAGGAGGAGCCCAAGGAGCACGGCGGCGAGGGCGACTTCGGGAAGAGCCTGGAGCCCTGGGAGAGGCAGCACCTGGCgcgggagaaggagaagaagtgCAAACTGGAGAAGCACAAGGAGAAGTGCAGCGACAAGGACAGGGGCGAGAAGCCCGCCATGGAGAGGGGCCCGAGGGACAAGGAGTGCGAGAAGTGCTTCAGAGAGAAGAGGGACGCCAGGGAGAGGCACAAGGAGACACACGGCAGAGACAGGGAGAGGAAGGCATCTCTGGACGCAGGGAAGGACAGGCGAGAGAAGGGCTTCCCCGGGGCTGCCGCGGAAGACTCGTGCGACAAGAAGGAGGACAAGAAGGGCAAGGAGAAGAGCTGGTACATCGCCGACATCTTCACGGATGAGAGCGAGGACGAGGACGGCCCCCCGGAGAGGGAGGCGGGGCCGCGGAAGCACGCGGAGAAGCCGAAGGACCGGGACGGCCGGGAGAGGCGGCGGGAGAAGGGGGCCGCGGAAGGCGTGAAGGACAGGAAGGAGAAGGGCCTGGAGAAGCACAGGGAGAAGAAGGAGCGGGAGCCACCAGAGAAGCACAGGGACAGGAGGGAGCGCGGCCCCGCGGAGGCAGCGCAGGACAGGAGGGGCAGGCAGCGGCCGCCTGACAAGGCGGAGCGGCGGCCCCCCGCCGAGGACAAGGCCAAGAGCAGGCACCGAGAGAGGCCGGAGCGAGAGCAGGGccgggacaggaggccgtccaAGGGTGCCGACGCAGAGAAGAGCCTGCTGGAGCGGCTGGAGGAGGAGGCGCTGCAGGAGTTCCGGGAGGACTCCAACGACAAGGCCAGCGAGGTGTCTTCCGACAGCTTCACCGACCGTGGGCCAGACCCGGGGCTGGGCGCCCTCCTGGACGCGTCCTTTCCGGAGCCCCCGGAGGAGCGGGCCCGGGAGCGGGAGCGGCACCGGcactcctcgtcctcctccaagAAGAGCCACGAGCGAGAGAGGGCCCGGAGAGACAAGCCCGACCGGAAGGAGCGGGGCGACGGCGGCCAGTACGAGCGGGACTTTCTGGACTCTGACGCGTACGGCGCCTCCTACGGCTCGAAGGCCGACACGGAGGATGACGTGGATAAAGCCGTCGAGCTGCTCTCCGCCgaaaagaaggagaagaatgACTCCGAGAGAGACGCTGCCAAGAAGGTGGAGAAGGAGCTGCGGCCCTTCGGGGCGAGCGCCGCCGGCCTCCTGAAGGAGAAGCGGAGGCGGGAAAAGCACCGGGAGAGGTGGCGGGACGGGCTCCCCAGGCACCACCGGGAGGAGCCGAAGCCCGCCGCCCGGGACAGGGACCGGCCCCGGGACGAGGGCGCCAAGCTCGGTGAGACCAAGCTGAAGGAGAAGTTCAAGGAGAACCCTGAGAGGGAGAAGGGCGACCCCGTGAGGACCAGCAACGGCGGCGACAGGCCCCCCGCCTCCAGGGACCCAGGCAGGAAGGATGCCAGGCCCCGGGAGAAGCTGCTGGGGGATGGCGACCTGATGATGACTAGCTTTGAGAGGATGCTGTCCCAGAAGGACCTGGAGGTGGAGGAGCGGCACAGGCGGCACAAGGAGAGGATGCGGCAGATGGAGAAGCTGCGGCACAGGCCCGCGGACCCCAAGCTCAAGGACAAGCTGCGGCCGGCTGAGGACGCACGCAGGAAGGGTCTGGACGTCCCGCCCAAGAAGCCGCTGGGGCCAGACCCTGCCCTGAAGGACAGAAAGCTCAAGGAGCCGGCTCTTGCCGCGCCTGCCGCTGAGAACAAGCCACACCCGGGCCCGGCCGTGGACCCCCGAGACTGGTTGGCGGGACCCCACATGAAGGAGGTCCTGCCTGCTTCTCCCCGGCCCGACCACAGCCGGCCCACCGGGGTCCCCACGCCCGCCTCGGTGGTGTCCTGCCCCAGCTACGAGGAGGCCATGCACACGCCCCGGACCCCGTCCTGCAGCGCTGACGACTACTCTGACCTCATGTTCGAGTGCGCGGACCCCCAGCCCGTCTCCAGCACGTCCGCCAGCGCCTGCTCGCCCTCCTTCTTTGACAGGTTCTCCGTGGCTGCGAGCGGCGTGTCGGAAACCCCAGGCCAGACGCCCACGAGGCCGTTGTGCACAAGCCTCTACCGCTCAGTGTCCGTGGACATCAGGAGGGCCCCCGAGGAGGAATTCAGCATCGGGGACAAGCTGTTCCGACAGCAGAGTGTCCCCGCCTCATCCAGCTACAACTCCCCAGGGCAGCCCCTGGAAGACAAGGCCCCGGGCCCCCCAGGACCCGCCGAGAAATTCAGCTGCCTGTCCCCTGGGTATTATTCCCCCGACTACAGCCTTCTCTCCCCCAAAGCAGATACCCTGCACTGTCCCCCTGCAGCTGTGGTCAACGTTACCCCCTCCCCAGAGGGCGCCTTCTCTGGTTTACAAGCAAAGTCCCCCTCTTCACGCAGGGATGAGCTTTTGGCCCCGTCCATGGAGGGGGCCCTCCCCCCGGACCTCAGCATTCCCCTGGACGCCACGGAGGACCAGCAGGCCACTGCGGCCATCATCCCCCCGGAGCCCAGCTTCTTGGAGCCCCTGGACGAGGGCCCCTTCAGCACGGTCATCACGGAGGAGCCAGTCGAGTGGGCACACCCTGCTGCCGCGGAGCAGGGCCTCACCTCCGGCCTAATCGGGAGCGCCCCCGACAACCCTGTCAGCTGGCCCGTGGGGTCAGACCTTCTGCTGAAGTCTCCACAGAGGTTTCCGGAGTCCCCACACCCAGAGCCCCCTTACCCAGTGTCCCCCGTCTCCTACCCACTGCCGGTCACTGAGCCAGGACTCGAAGTCAAAGACGACACGGGGGCGGCAGTCCCGGCCTCCATCTCTGCTTCGGAAGAGCCACCCCCTTTCGCCCCCACCTCCAGGTTGGAACCCTTCTTTAGTAACTGCAAGTCCCTTCCAGAAGCGCCCCCCGACGGCCCCCCCGAGTCCGCGTGTGCGACCAGCGGGGCTCAGGTGGAGGTGCTGGGCCCCCTGGAGAGTAACTTCCTGGAGAGCGGTCACAGCCTCTCTGCCCTCGGCCAGGTGGAGCCGGCGCCCTGGCCCGGtgccttccctgcctctgagGACGACCTCGACCTGGGGCCTTTCTCACTGCCAGAGCTTCCCCTCCAGACTAAGGATGTTTCTGATGTTGAAACAGAGCCTGTAGAAGAGAGTCCTCTTGTTCCTCCAGAAAATACCCCTGCAGGGGcacccccaggcctccctggtggGGATGCTGCTGCGCCAGCCGCTGAGGAACAGCTCGTGCTGCCTCCTGATCCGGCAGCTACCCGGCTCCCCACAGAGCCCGAACCGGGGTCCCTGGAGGAGCCAAAGCCGGGCATCCTGCTGGAGGCTGCAGTGGAGGCAGGCGCATTGCAGGGGAGGGCCCCCGAGGACCCCGACCTGAGCTCAGAGCCCACGCCGGCCCCCTCGGAACCACGTCCACTGGGGAGCAGAGATGAGGAGGCCGAGGGCCACGACTCCTTGGCCACCCCCCATGGCATGGCCGACGCCCCCGAGGATGGCTCTGCACAGCCACACGTGGCCGACGGGGCTGGCCCCCAGGACAGTGTGGGGCTGGAGAGGTCTCCGGGCAGCGTCCAGCCTGAAGCTGCAGAACCCGAACCTAAAGCCACCGCCGAAGCCCCAAAGGCACCCAGAGTGGAGGAGGTCCCCCAGCGCATGACCCGGACCCGGGCGCAGATGCTGGCCAGCCAGAGCAAGCAGAGTTCACCGCCCGCCGAGAAGGAGCCGGCGCCTGCACCCAGGGCCAAGGGCCGCGCCTCCGAGGAGGACgacccccaggcccagcacccGCGCAAACGCCGCTTCCAGCGCTCCAGCCAGCCGCTGACGCAGCAGATGCACACATCCACGCGGCAGACGCGGGAGGTCATCCAGCAGACGCTGGCCGCCATCGTGGATGCCATCAAGCTGGACGCCATCGAGCCGTACCACAGCGACAGGGCCAACCCGTACTTCGAGTACCTGCAGATCCGAAAGAAGATCGAGGAGAAGCGCAAGATCCTCTGCTACATCAGCCCGCAGGCGCCCCAGTGCTACGCCGAGTACGTCACCTACACCGGCTCCTACCTCCTGGACGGCAAGCCGCTCAGCAAGCTGCACATCCCTGTG ATTGCACCGCCCCCCTCCCTGGCGGAGCCCCTGAAGGAGCTGTTCAGGCAGCAGGAGGCCGTGCGGGGGAAGCTGCGGCTGCAGCACAGCATCGAGCGG GAGAAGCTCATCGTCTCCTGCGAACAGGAGATCCTGCGGGTTCACTGCCGGGCGGCGAGGACCATCGCGAACCAGGCGGTGCCGTTCAGCGCCTGCACCATGCTGCTGGACTCGGAGGTCTACAACATGCCTCTGGAGAGCCAG GGCGACGAGAACAAGTCGGTGCGGGACCGCTTCAACGCCCGCCAGTTCATCTCGTGGCTGCAAGACGTGGACGACAAGTACGAGCGCATGAAG GTGTGCGGGGAGCAGCTCCTGTCACCAGCTGGCGGTCAGGCCTCTGTGGGACCCCACCTTGAGCCCTCCTCAAAG